In the Rhododendron vialii isolate Sample 1 chromosome 2a, ASM3025357v1 genome, ttttggaagttcggATCAAGGACCTACATACGTCGGATGCTATTAATTCTCGCGTCAGCtcactcgggttttttttttagaatttttggacggctcagatcgacCGTTCGGtagccggagtgggcccgaTATACGTGCGGTGGGCGGTGCGGTGGGGGAGccgcggtgggtgtatcatctTCTTTGAACAAATAGCCTTGTAACCACCACCATCTTATCTTTTGTTAATCACAACCCTTTGAACCAAGGAGGAAAAACCGTTTGGCCCGAGGGAGGGGGATGATTGAAAGATGCATGTAGTGGGCCGCACCCCATCTACCAATCAACAGTATATACGCGTTCAACAAAggtgggatgagaggagagtgCTTGACTTTGACTGTGTGTGAGCATTACTGAGCTGTGCAATTGATTTCATTTCTCTTGAGAACGTTTGGGAGGTTAACTCTTCGATCGATTTTCGCTGCAAAATTGGAGATGGCCTTAAACGGAAGTGTTAATGATGGAGATGGCGATAGAATCCTTGAATATCTCAACTACTTCCCTCCTAATTTCGGGGAATACATGCTAAAGGAACTCAAATGGTCGCGATTTAAACCGGATGACTACGGGGGCTTGGTTTTTGGATGGGTTTTCTGGAGCCAGCTAGACCACCAGACTCTCCCTCTCGGCAAGTGACCCCTCTCAAATTAGATTCATCGAACATTTATAAACGCGTAAACAAATCACATTTTGTTTCAAATCTTGGACAGTcatgaagcttttttttttttggtcaaacggaaatattTGTCATGAAGCTTTTCATTCTGCGAAACGAAATACAATTTGCTTGTACATTTACAAATTTCTGAtgaatgcaaattttttttttcacgaacATAATAATTGGGGATTCAACGAGATGAACAGTTCCGATCAACGGGAGTGAAGCCACAAGAAGAGTATGGAGGAGTGTGGAGAGATGGAATATGGGGTGGAATTGATCCAGTTAGTATAACCATAAAAAACTgtcaaacttttttattttttgatcttgtAATTATACTGTTTGTTTACAATTAAAACATTGTCAGATAATTTCATGGATTTTATTCCCGATGCCCCTACCATTCTGAATGTTAAGGACAAGATCAGACATGCTTTCCAAAAGAGCTCAATGCTTCATGGGTCACTACTTCAATTTTGGGCACCCACAACAACAATGGAGGGGCGAACTTTGCTGACAACTCAAAACCAACCTTTTGCTCTTTCTCGAACAACTTGTATGAGTGATAGACGGGGGCTTTGCGATTATAGGTTGGTCTCTAAGGAGTATAAATTCTACGCAGATGCAGAGAGTGGAGAAGAAGAACTTGGCCTTCCTGGCCGCGTCTTCCTCCAAAAACTCCCCGAATCCGCTCCAAGTGTGAAGTATTACTCTGAAAAAGAGTATCCACAACGCAACCTTGCTTTACGTTGCAACATAAACGGATCTTGGGCTCTGCCAGTGTTTGAACATTCCAGCCACACCTGTGTTGGGGTTCTTGAGATAGTGTCTCTTTATTACTCTACTTCTTATTGGCATGACAAATATTTCCTCAATCACCTGTATGATGTTTTTCAGGTTTGCAATAATCCAATCACTTTTGAATTTCTTGTTATTCACgctgcttcttttttccctgcgtagaaactttatgtccatcttaaaatcaattggcaatgagcagagaggtctcaaatgttattaagtgatcactcatttcactcccaagcaatgtgggactctatttccttaacattccccctcacgtgtagccgCGTTTGGAGGTCTGTCAAGTGTGGACAATTTTGAGTCCTATCattgtgcagcctttttgctggtctgtcatcgtggagtgtggattgtaaatttattttaaaatgtggggATGGAACgtgccccgctctgataccatgtagaaactttatgtccatctcaaaatcaattggcaatgagtggagaggtcccaaatgttattaagtgatcacccattccgcCCCTAAATaatgtgggactctatttccttaacaccCTGCTTATTGTACTTTAAGTGATTGTTGCACAGGATGATGCTTTCCTTTTCCCCGGAACAGGAACCCTTTCTGATTTTATTGTAGTTTTAATTGCTACTTGCTAGTATGTTATTAATTGATTGTTCTCAACTAAGCCTGTTCTCTACTCCCTCTTAAAGTTGGTCTTGTTGGGAATTCAACTTTTTAACATAAATGCACGCCGTTTTGCCATATGGATTTTCACTTTCAAACTacttctatatatatgtataagttAGATATGAAAGGCTAAAGATtacttcctcttcttttttttgactttatgaAGAGGATTATGAATATTATGGGACATCTATTTGATAATGGACCTGGATACTCTCTGGTTGGTAAACAACTTGGATGGGTCcagcttatccaaaaaaaaaattggatgggtccagttttgacatttttgggtctATCCCGAACTCATTTTGATGATCTAAGCAGCTCATTGTGTAGACCTTGTGAAGAAGTATAACATGGACAAATATCAATTCGCTTGCCTATCTAACACAAACTGATGGAAAACAAATCAGAAATATAAATGTGTTCTAAAATATATCGATCAACATCCGATTAATGAAATTTCTGCGTACAGAAAAAATCTCTCCAAGTAAAGGACATCATTGGACCTTGAGGGGTTTGTTCCCCTTTGCAACAGGAAGGCTACCATATCAAAAAAATCGCCCCTCCTTAAAGTTATCCTGAGAGAAATTTGGAGTTACCAAATCATTCAGGGACTCCTACGCCAAGTCCTCTTTGACTTGACATTCATTTGTGTAAGGGACCGTCGTAGAATTCTCAGAATCCAAATTCGAATACCTTGTTGAACAACACGCAAGTAAGAGGCTTCGTGGGACTTCAGTTGAGGTACTAATTAGCTCTTGTTCGTTGGAAGCTTGTGTTCCATCAAAGATAACACAGTAATGTCTGAATGCTGACCCACAAAATACCCAAGGCAATTTCCTCAATTGCTGGGATTTCTGTGAGGCGAATGTTGTACAACATATATGTAACAGTGCATTTTACTTTGCTTTACTCTTACCCTACTTGTATGTATCGAATATGTTTCTCTGATACTATATCTCAGTATATTCAAGTTCCTGAGTTGGTTGTTTCCATTCCCCTGCAGGAGTTTGGCCTGCAATGTTTCGATGAATATACACACTGTAAAATGCGAGTGAGTTGCAAACCCTGATCCAATGTTAAACTCTAGATTTCATATCCCTTCCATAACTACTGTAAGTGATATGTTCTCCTAAGTATCCTAACTTGACATCACTTTCAACACAGTATAGGAATGAGAATAAAGCTCTTACAGATGCCTTCCGGGAACTCAGGATGGTGTTTGGATCAGTGTGTAAAATTCATAAGCTCCCTTTAGCTTTGACATGGGTCTCTTGCAGTACTTGCAATGATTTACTGCCAGTCAAACTCCCAGTCACGGGTGTTGAATATTTTGAGGAAGGAAATGGCTGCCTTACTAATTTCTTGGAAGTTAGTAAAGGGCGTCACTTAAGAAAGGGGCAGGTTATGGGGAGGATACTTCCATTTCCTAACTTGTTATATTGCTCCGACATAAAAGAATTCAGCATAGCTGAGTACCCCTTCTTACCCTATGCACGACAGTGCAAATTAAGTGGTTGGTTTGCAATATGCTTGCAGAGCATTTACACTGGAAATGAAGTTTATGTGCTGGAGTTCTTCTTGCCGGTGAGAAGCAAAGACGATGAGAACATACTGTCCACATTGAGCTTGATATTAGGAACAATGGAGGAACATTTTGATACATTTAAGCTTGCTTCTGGCCAAGAACTGGTGGAGAGATTATCTCTTGAAGTTATACATTTTCAGAATGGTCAAAAAAGTCATTCCATTCATACGATCCAAGCTACTAGAATTTCTCGTATACTTGAACTCTTAAAGGATGGTGGACTTATGTTGCAGCTAGGTCAACTGGATCAACCATCAATGGATGTCATAAACAATGGAATGAATGTCGTTAGTGAAGCACAAAACCACAATTTGCCTATTCTTGAGACCTTGCAAAATGGAAATGTGGCGATGCAGCTAGACTCATCTAAGCAGCCATCAATGGATCCTTTAAGCATTGGACAAAATGTCGCCACTGCAGAACAAAACATCATTGCGATAAATGGTTCAGAAGAAGGCACAAGAAATGAACAACAGAGAGAACTCACTAAAACTGGAGCTAGAATTGAAATTTCTTTAGAGGATATCCTTAGATGTTCAAAAATGAGCCGTAACAATGCTGCAAGGAAACTCGAAGGTAAGAGTACACTCCAAGATTTAAAATACGAGTTTGCTTGTTTTCCTTCTGTAATTTTTAACTAGACAGTCTCTTTTCATGTAGAAATTGTGGGGCTTTTGGCAGTATAGAGCAGAACGTTTTGTCTTATCTGAATTGTTCGTTTTGCAGTTGGCATTTCTACATTGAGGCGGGTCTGTAGGGGTCATGGTATTAATCGGTGGCCACCTCGCGACATAAAAAAGGTCCGTTCCTTTCGGCCATCGCCTATTGAGAACCAGGGACAAACTCCACAACTAAATTATGATTTGCCTTCGCCTATTGAGAACCAGGGACAAACTCCACAACTAAATTATGATTTACCTTCGAATCAAGCCTCAGCCAGTGTTGTTCACAGAAAGGCAGCATTCCAAGATGCGGATATGGTGACAATTAGGGCAAAATATGACAATAGTATGATAAAGTTTCGACTGTCTTTGTCTTCTAGATTAGTAGTGCTGCAGCAAGAAGTGGCTAAACGGTTAAACCTGGACCCCCAAACTTACAATGCCAAGTATGTAGACGAGGAAAATGAGGTGATTTTAATAGCTTGCGACGAGGACTTGCAAGATTGTATGCACACTTCTAGATCTCTGGGCAACACATCGATTGTGGTACAGCTTGAGCCAAAACAGCCAATTACCCCAGTCATCACCGGCTTGAATACTGCCAATCAAGCATTTGTTTAGATTGTGCTTGTTTTGTAAGCATTTGAAGGGATTTGGGGCTTAAATATCAGCACTCGAGGTGGAGAAATTAGGGGTTCCTCTGAATTGGCATTCCATTTCTTATCCAAATCCCGCTGCTTTTGTGTTTCCACAGGCTGTGATGGCATCGGCACAAACACTATGTGAGAACATGAGTTTAGAATATTTAAGTAGTTGTTTTCTCCAGCAGCCAAGGCTTTTTCCAAGGGAACAAGTCTTAATTTGGATCTAGCAATGAGACGATGCCTACATGTTTTGATGCAGTCCCGACCCCAAACCATGACGACCATTCCCACACAATGCATATATTGCTTACACGATGCCTCGTCTCGCGGCAAGATATAAGATTTGTGACTCTGAAGCCCTCTACCGCTGTCCATCGGGGTAAGTGCCCTGAAACCATCTGTGTGAAATTAATTCGTTCTTCGTTAAGCGAGATTTCTTCTTCCTACACATCAATGATCTTTTGATCCGATGAGATTTATTCTGAGTCGCATTTGGTAGTACCTTTTTAAAGTCAATGATCCATTTGTCATTTTTTCGCAGGGAATTTTGTAACGTGGTGCAGAGGATCCTCATTTATTCAAGCCAAGATGTAAAGAAAATGAGTGCAGGAAGCAGAATTCTAACTGGAGTCGTTAGCGAAGGGAATATTTTTAGCTTCGACGCTGCAGAAAGCTGAAACCTGAATTAAAATCATTTTCTCCTTGTTTtatcatactttttttttgtgtgtggtttttCCTTTCGTTTGGTAGTTTGTTGAACCGGGTAGCACGGTTTCTTGAAGGTGGAGAACAGATGAAAACAGTAGCTAATCcgcagctcattatggaaagtGTGTGGCCCGTTGATCCTTGGTTAGAGCTCCTCTTCAGTTGATTCGAATGTTTCCTAGCCGTCTTGCCCCTAGCCTGCacaatgaacgcacgactaagacctggccggagTTGCCCGGGAAGGCCCTCctgcgagaggatgagaatgtatAGAGAGTAAagcaagagactagggtttttgaGATTGAATAGTATGTACCTCTTTAGTGCTAtcctttggtatttatagaatctgcttggcttgctctccaagtatgGGAATGTGCCTGGCACGGGTTGGCTAACGTCATTGTGACGTCACTGATAAAATTTGGTAACCATTTTGGTACGAGCTGGCACCCCCATGTGCACTCATCATTATCCTTTGGCATAACCGCTTCAGCACATGGGGAGGCACATGGCATCAGATTGGTCGAGCCTCGCCTTTGGCCGAGTTTGAGGGTAAGTGGCTCGTGGGGCGAAGGAACCAACGGGGGTAGCCTATCTCGAAGGTAGCCGAGCCTATCAACCTCTTCTTTAAGCGGGTTGCTAGTCCGGCGCGTCACCATCCATCGTTACGCCTCGGATATCGCCTAACCGGAAATTAGGTACGGCCACCTCTCTTGGCTCTAACCTCGGCTCGCCCTTCTCAGATGCGGGGTTCGAGCTGTTTGGTTCGGCCTACTACAAAAAGACTGTTGTGTTAGGGAACTAATATGAGTACTGAATGGTTAGGATTAGAATCTGTGTACATATTAAGAATATTCCCGGTGATTAACGTCACCAAGacctttttcttatttttttcttttctgtacgTGTAAATATTTATGTCTATTGACCTTGCCGGTTTTGATTGCTAGTGGGTGGAAATTTGCATGCGcttgtttgtttttcctttccttttctttctttcttttttgtttgagagTTTTATAACTAGAATTTCTCTACATGAACGTGTTTCGCCTTAATAAAGGTTTTGACAGTTTTGTTTGGGTCAAACACTATTTCTATTGTTTTCTCTGTTGGTTTTGTTTGGGTCAAACACTATTTCTTAGTCTTTTGTGTTAATCACAATGTGGTTTTCAAGATTGGTTGATAACCCTTTGAACCAAGGAGGAAAAACCGTTTGATCCGAGGGGGATGATTAGAAAAAAGATGCATGCATGTAGTGGGCCCACATGACCCAAATAAGTGtgtggacacaaaaaaaagttactcagAAACGCGTTCAACAAAGGTGGGGGATGAGAAGAGAGGGGAAGTAGGGGGTGGCTTGACTTGActtgattgtgtgtgtgtgaggtgCAATTGGTTTTCAAGATTGGTTGATAACCCTTTGAACCAAGGAGGAAAAACTGtctactttaatttattttgtgatcTTGTAATCATACTTTTTGTTTACAAAACATTGTCAGATAGTTTTATGGACTTTATTCCCGATGCCCCTACCAGTCTGAATGTTAAAGACAAGATCAGACATTGCCACATGAAGGGTAAAGGGGATGAGGGAGTAGAGAACAGGCTTAGTTGAGAACAATCAATTAATAACACACTAGCAATTAAGACATTGCCATATGGAAGCGATGAACTGCAGGTATTTTCCTTGAATCAAAAGGCCTTTACGGCCAAACAAGGTAGAAAATCCCTCTCTGTATATTATGGAGAGTTGTGCAAAATTTTCCGTGAATTGGACCATCATGATAAAGTGGTCATGGAGCATGCTAATGATATTGCAACGTATAAGAAATCTATCCAACGGCAAAGGGTACACATGTTCCTCGCTGAATTGGATGGTGCATATGAACAGGTTAGTGGAGAGATTCTTCGCAAGGAACCTGTCCCAGACTTGGAAGAATGCTATGCGTTGGTTCGACGTGAGCAGAACGTCGTGCCACCTTGAATGGGGAATCAGAAAACTTGGAGACCTCTGTCTTGCTGGCTCGAAATCGCCCAAGTTTGAAACCCTAGGATCGATCTCATTCTCAGCATCCACGGGAAAATCAAACACAAGCAGTCTCAAGATCATTCTCGTCCACTTGATTGATCCCGTAGTACTAGTAAGCCATCCTACAAATGTACTCATTTTGACCAAGCAGGTCACACAAAAAGTCGTTGCTATGAACTAGTAGGATATCCAGGATGGTGGGATCACAATCGTGATTCAAAGAAGAGAGGTTCTGGTAGAAACTCTACTACTGCATTTGCTGAGGGTAAGGCGGATGGAAATGACGAAGTTTCTTAACAAGTCTTTGCATTGATAGCAACGACATGTAACACTATTGGTAAGGCTTTAAATATTTCTGCACCTGTTTTGAATAATACATGGAAATTTGATTCAGGAGCCACAGATCATATGACATTTGATTCTAGACAAGTCTCATCCTTAAAACCATCTGCCCAAAAATCAATGTCCACCGCTAATGGTACCTCAACTTCTATTATTAGAGAGGGTGTTGTGTCTCTTATAGATTCTTTAAACTTCAATTCTGTTCTGATTGTTCCATCCTGGGATTTTAATTTATTGTTGGTTGCTCAAATAACCTTGGCTTTAAATTGCATTGTAATTTTTTGGCCTGATTTCtgtgtttttaattttggtgACATATGTGGCAAGTTGAATACTCATTTGGAACAAGCGCACTCCAAATCACTCTTCAAATATGAAGTTTTTTAGGACTCTCTAAAATTTAAGGGGTCCCCTTTGCCACATAAATTATTTAATTCACCAATCATGAATCTTGGCAATGTGAAGAGTAAATTCTCACTCCTTTAAAATAGTGTAGCAATTTTGCCGCATTTTGCATACATAACTCTTCAAAtagtttgattttggttttgatacCTCTcttgaagatgctctaaaaaTTTCGACAACCTAAAAATGATCTAATATTTGATTTGAGATGGTTGAATTTATGGTACTTTTCGGATcaaatttcaactttttaagtAGTCTAAAAGCTGAAGCACTGTCAATTTTACCGCAACTTATTAAACCTTCAAAATTGCAATAAAcaagtttattttatttttaacgaATCTAGAATGTTAAATTGAAAACAGTATATAAACTATAGTATAGAACATGTTTTCATAGCAATTGCTTCCCCTTATGGTAAACATTTGGCACAAACGGGGTGAAATTGTTTTCCTCTAATTTTGGCCGGAAGTCATTTTTGCATTTCACCCCCCGATGGTCCGACATCTTCCAAAACTACTATTCCATTCTTCTCCCAAATCATATTAGAtccaaaatgagagagagagagagagagagagagagagagagagagagagagagagagagagagagagagagagagattacttGATTATAAACCAGTAATCTgccattgttttgaaaaatattt is a window encoding:
- the LOC131317938 gene encoding protein NLP7-like isoform X1, with the protein product MALNGSVNDGDGDRILEYLNYFPPNFGEYMLKELKWSRFKPDDYGGLVFGWVFWSQLDHQTLPLDNFMDFIPDAPTILNVKDKIRHAFQKSSMLHGSLLQFWAPTTTMEGRTLLTTQNQPFALSRTTCMSDRRGLCDYRLVSKEYKFYADAESGEEELGLPGRVFLQKLPESAPSVKYYSEKEYPQRNLALRCNINGSWALPVFEHSSHTCVGVLEIVSLYYSTSYWHDKYFLNHLYDVFQEFGLQCFDEYTHCKMRYRNENKALTDAFRELRMVFGSVCKIHKLPLALTWVSCSTCNDLLPVKLPVTGVEYFEEGNGCLTNFLEVSKGRHLRKGQVMGRILPFPNLLYCSDIKEFSIAEYPFLPYARQCKLSGWFAICLQSIYTGNEVYVLEFFLPVRSKDDENILSTLSLILGTMEEHFDTFKLASGQELVERLSLEVIHFQNGQKSHSIHTIQATRISRILELLKDGGLMLQLGQLDQPSMDVINNGMNVVSEAQNHNLPILETLQNGNVAMQLDSSKQPSMDPLSIGQNVATAEQNIIAINGSEEGTRNEQQRELTKTGARIEISLEDILRCSKMSRNNAARKLEVGISTLRRVCRGHGINRWPPRDIKKVRSFRPSPIENQGQTPQLNYDLPSPIENQGQTPQLNYDLPSNQASASVVHRKAAFQDADMVTIRAKYDNSMIKFRLSLSSRLVVLQQEVAKRLNLDPQTYNAKYVDEENEVILIACDEDLQDCMHTSRSLGNTSIVVQLEPKQPITPVITGLNTANQAFV
- the LOC131317938 gene encoding protein NLP7-like isoform X2, which gives rise to MDFIPDAPTILNVKDKIRHAFQKSSMLHGSLLQFWAPTTTMEGRTLLTTQNQPFALSRTTCMSDRRGLCDYRLVSKEYKFYADAESGEEELGLPGRVFLQKLPESAPSVKYYSEKEYPQRNLALRCNINGSWALPVFEHSSHTCVGVLEIVSLYYSTSYWHDKYFLNHLYDVFQEFGLQCFDEYTHCKMRYRNENKALTDAFRELRMVFGSVCKIHKLPLALTWVSCSTCNDLLPVKLPVTGVEYFEEGNGCLTNFLEVSKGRHLRKGQVMGRILPFPNLLYCSDIKEFSIAEYPFLPYARQCKLSGWFAICLQSIYTGNEVYVLEFFLPVRSKDDENILSTLSLILGTMEEHFDTFKLASGQELVERLSLEVIHFQNGQKSHSIHTIQATRISRILELLKDGGLMLQLGQLDQPSMDVINNGMNVVSEAQNHNLPILETLQNGNVAMQLDSSKQPSMDPLSIGQNVATAEQNIIAINGSEEGTRNEQQRELTKTGARIEISLEDILRCSKMSRNNAARKLEVGISTLRRVCRGHGINRWPPRDIKKVRSFRPSPIENQGQTPQLNYDLPSPIENQGQTPQLNYDLPSNQASASVVHRKAAFQDADMVTIRAKYDNSMIKFRLSLSSRLVVLQQEVAKRLNLDPQTYNAKYVDEENEVILIACDEDLQDCMHTSRSLGNTSIVVQLEPKQPITPVITGLNTANQAFV